The following are from one region of the Chanos chanos chromosome 10, fChaCha1.1, whole genome shotgun sequence genome:
- the cdan1 gene encoding codanin-1 has product MAALLESLLQRKVEPSKAISWLRGETQEEHQYMCEVLAKAQKQEFVPFLLNFLRDQSSHTLTHGPATPAKTPGNSRSARAKASSSDCRDNSRFTGAGTGPRSASRVQLFSPTTSVSPVGRGCEQDAPVVGSQCLSGVSVLSSPSFSSATSPASRYAPSEKRSAQRHSLGDFMASPPETQPSPTLQGHRGRRRSGGMGVGGQGRQAGSRGFQLEEGGRGEGGGRRGRGAGCVRMNEAVSPPAQVELDINNLEDFPPVGASHGTPVMTKPSRRINPTPISADRLHSKPKSCFTSTPLSNPCSPPTVPETTGMAMPIGSPVSLQEERELLRKERSKLALQASSPMKTTSDPITPTKPGVRQGSLVSPDAQAPCPDPTKVTMAQELDLLAELYCTCITENLVPCVFLELFFVLQLLTSRSLSNAEEEQGEGQSVCGSQADALEQPYLRSVHNCVYFAVRVLENQFELVSHLDRCTLRLLAENERVGSFSSALRDRLSQAQDMGTAKVFPTLPTFIHSVPFQPATDNRSNFSNDKAFHIFKKQRDIFYELLREWEDYHMEPGWVFEAALGSRVRGMVSQLTATGNHSHFARLFQKQLIQTCKGPCVMGSPGDAPDADLLGMLGADSLSRLKRLQERLIQPQGLMGPCPPPSFPGYQEFFRDFLQTSSCCQLNQHLKDSLCNQLLQLDDVSILGPEARTDGGDGDEEGDMEQQDEKQKFSSVLLMARLLAKFLGFISFLPYQTSEPPSRERQETAVALRSKSSPVLDVCAVLRSCMRRRRTVLTVPWMVEFLSMMDFTGPFLPCYRTALNLLLLIYRRMVLGRGGEVCYLNQLLMVAVLGWLFQIPVFPEDLFFSSGLNEETELLEKNTNSQGLDSLPLVDQQLLFTCCPYLGEFRKLLAAFVAGSTAKSGGLVRKITPTSAELKGPPTTRSQQKLQVDLEQAFFHNQPPSLRRTVEFVAERVGSNCVKHIKATLVTELVKGGEKTLREGLSLEGASAHKLNDSICAQLCDAGMQALERATRFCSEKGPGALRVLLPAETSAAVLTTAENITTRLATEKACSWLSSNITALIKREWKSTFDHVMKSQPYPDRTDCLNAEDSEKGRQTQSQTHRTGVQQGSPDCPPDCIHKAPLASCVINEIKEVLSVAVGPRSDEEAFTLQQIQALLERVGQTLKCRKFLSPVAEQMLLRCTVLLAGKLVSGELPLRSPPEADKTSGPDVNVVLDAFVLLWSRGSHAPSPLHLLFTETTLASILNATDREWNNFLLLVGLLRGKGLLREEEVGSHCTKLLELSWPAESIEKFQQLSIACPSPLPTVINHRDMLQVSE; this is encoded by the exons ATGGCGGCTCTTTTGGAATCGCTGCTTCAGAGAAAAGTGGAGCCAAGCAAGGCCATTTCATGGCTTAGAGGCGAGACG caGGAGGAACATCAATACATGTGTGAGGTGCTGGCAAAAGCACAGAAGCAGGAGTTTGTGCCTTTCCTTCTGAACTTCCTTAGGGATCAGAGCAGTCACACACTAACCCATGGCCCAGCCACCCCTGCAAAGACTCCAGGCAACTCCAGGTCTGCCCGAGCTAAAGCCTCTTCAAGTGATTGCAGGGACAACAGCAGGTTCACAGGAGCGGGAACGGGCCCCCGCAGTGCCAGCCGGGTGCAGCTCTTCTCCCCGACTACCTCTGTGTCCCCCGTGGGAAGGGGCTGTGAACAGGATGCCCCTGTTGTTGGATCTCAGTGTCTGAGTggtgtcagtgttcttagtagTCCCTCTTTCAGCTCAGCGACCAGCCCCGCCTCCAGATATGCACCCTCGGAGAAGCGTTCCGCCCAGCGGCACAGCCTTGGTGACTTTATGGCGTCACCACCTGAAACGCAGCCTAGCCCCACCCTGCAGGGCCACCGCGGCCGCAGACGAAGCGGGGGAATGGGAGTGGGTGGACAGGGCCGACAGGCAGGGAGTCGTGGGTTCCAGCTGGAGGAGGGAGGGCGGGGGGAAGGTGGTGGGAGGAGGGGCAGAGGAGCTGGctgtgtgagaatgaatgaagcAGTGTCTCCACCTGCACAAGTGGAGCTCGACATAAACAACCTGGAAGACTTTCCACCTGTGGGGGCGTCGCATGGCACACCTGT GATGACCAAACCATCCCGCCGTATTAACCCAACGCCAATCAGCGCAGACAGACTTCACTCAAAACCCAAGAGCTGCTTTACTTCCACTCCCCTTAGCAACCCCTGCAGTCCTCCCACTGTCCCAGAGACCACTGGGATGGCCATGCCTATAGGAAGCCCTGTTAGTctgcaagaggagagagagcttttGAGGAAGGAGAG GTCTAAACTTGCATTACAGGCCAGCTCCCCTATGAAGACCACCTCAGATCCCATCACCCCTACGAAACCAGGGGTCAGGCAGGGGTCCTTGGTGTCTCCTGATGCACAGGCTCCCTGTCCTGACCCTACCAAAGTCACAATGGCTCAAGAACTGGACTTGTTAGCAGAACTCTACTGCACATGCATTACAG AGAACTTGGTGCCCTGTGTTTTTCTGGAGCTCTTTTTTGTGCTGCAACTGCTGACCTCTCGCAGTCTGTCTAATGctgaggaggagcagggggagggacagagtgtgtgtgggagccaGGCGG ATGCTCTGGAACAACCATACCTCAGAAGTGTGCacaactgtgtgtattttgctgTAAGGGTGTTGGAGAACCAGTTTGA gcTGGTATCACACCTGGACAGGTGTACCCTTCGGCTCCTGGCTGAGAACGAGAGAGTGGGCTCTTTCTCTTCAGCACTGAGAGATCGTCTGTCACAAGCTCAAGACATGGGCACAGCCAAG GTGTTTCCCACTCTGCCCACCTTCATCCACTCTGTTCCCTTCCAACCTGCCACAGACAACCGTTCCAACTTCAGTAATGACAAAGCTTTCCACATCTTTAAGAAGCAGAG GGACATTTTCTATGAGTTGCTGAGAGAGTGGGAAGATTACCATATGGAACCAGGCTGGGTGTTTGAGGCTGCTCTGGGCAGTAGAGTCAg GGGGATGGTCAGCCAGCTGACTGCAACTGGAAACCACTCCCACTTTGCCAGGCTTTTCCAGAAGCAACTGATCCAG ACCTGTAAGGGCCCCTGTGTGATGGGTTCTCCTGGAGATGCCCCTGATGCTGATTTACTGGGAATGCTGGGAGCAGACAGCCTCAGTCGTCTGAAGCGCCTGCAGGAGCGTTTGATCCAGCCTCAGGGCCTCATGGGACCAtgtcctcctccctctttcccagGATACCAGGAGTTCTTCAGAGACTTCTTGCAAACATCTAGCTG CTGTCAGTTGAACCAGCATCTGAAGGACAGTCTGTGTAACCAGCTGTTGCAGTTAGATGACGTGTCCATCCTGGGCCCAGAGGCCCGTACAGATGGAGGAGACGGTGATGAAGAGGGTGATATGGAACAACAG GATGAAAAGCAGAAGTTCTCCTCTGTGCTCCTTATGGCTCGGCTGTTAGCGAAGTTTCTGGGCTTCATCTCCTTCCTGCCCTACCAGACCTCTGAACCTccatccagagagagacaggagacagccGTCGCTCTCCGCAGTAAA AGCTCTCCGGTGCTggatgtgtgtgctgttttgcgAAGCTGCATGCGGAGACGGCGTACCGTGTTAACTGTGCCTTGGATGGTGGAGTTTCTCTCCATGATGGACTTCACTGGTCCTTTTCTGCCCTGCTACAGGACTGCCCTGAACCTCCTGCTGCTAATTTACAG gcGGATGGTGTTGGGTAGAGGTGGAGAGGTGTGTTACCTAAACCAGCTCCTCATGGTGGCTGTACTGGGTTGGCTTTTTCAG atcCCAGTGTTTCCTGAGGACCTCTTCTTTAGCTCCGGTCTCAATGAAGAAACTGAGTTGTTGGAGAAAAACACTAATTCTCAGGGACTG GATAGTCTCCCACTTGTGGACCAACAGCTTCTCTTCACCTGTTGTCCATATCTAG GAGAGTTTCGTAAGCTTCTTGCAGCATTTGTGGCAGGCAGCACAGCCAAAAGTGGAGGCCTGGTTCGTAAGATCACCCCCACGTCTGCGGAGCTGAAGGGACCCCCCACCACCAGGTCTCAGCAGAAGCTGCAG GTGGACCTGGAGCAGGCTTTCTTTCATAACCAACCCCCCTCGCTCAGACGCACTGTGGAGTTTGTGGCTGAGAGGGTGGGCTCTAACTGTGTCAAACACATCAA GGCCACACTAGTGACAGAGCTGGTAAAGGGCGGGGAGAAAACCCTAAGGGAAGGACTGAGTTTAGAGGGTGCTAGTGCACACAAACTTAATGACTCTATCTGTGCCCAGCTCTGTGATGCAGGCATGCAGGCTCTGGAGAGAGCCACCAG GTTCTGCAGTGAGAAAGGCCCTGGTGCTCTCAGGGTCCTCCTGCCTGCAGAGACCTCTGCTGCA GTCCTGACCACAGCTGAGAACATCACCACACGGCTGGCCACGGAGAAAGCCTGCAGCTGGCTGTCCTCCAACATCACAG CACTGATTAAGCGAGAGTGGAAGAGCACATTTGATCATGTGATGAAGAGTCAGCCGTACCCTGACCGCACGGATTGTCTAAATGCTGAAGACTCAGAGaagggcagacagacacagagtcaaaccCACAGGACTGGAGTACAGCAGGGTTCTCCAGACTGCCCTCCAGACTGCATTCACAAAGCCCCTCTGGCCTCATGTGTCATTAATGAAATAAAG gaaGTGCTGAGTGTAGCTGTGGGGCCCAGGTCTGATGAGGAGGCCTTCACTCTTCAACAGATTCAGGCTTTGCTAGAGAGAGTGGGACAGACCCTTAAATGCAGAAAG tttTTGTCTCCAGTAGCAGAACAGATGCTGTTGCGATGCACTGTCCTTCTGGCTGGTAAACTGG TATCAGGTGAGCTGCCTCTGAGATCCCCACCTGAGGCTGATAAGACGTCAGGTCCTGATGTTAACGTTGTGTTGGATGCATTTGTGCTCCTGTGGAGCAGAGGTTCTCATGCCCCTTCACCCCTACACCTTCTCTTCACTGAGACCACATTAGCCTCTATACTCAACGCCACTGACAGAGAG TGGAACAACTTCCTGCTCTTGGTAGGACTGCTCCGAGGAAAAGGGCTCCTTAGAGAGGAAGAGGTGGGGTCTCACTGCACCAAGCTGTTGGAGTTATCATGGCCAGCG GAGTCCATTGAGAAGTTTCAGCAGTTGTCCATTGCCTGCCCCTCACCTTTGCCTACGGTGATCAATCACAGAGACATGCTGCAAGTATCAGAGTGA